From Halosolutus amylolyticus, a single genomic window includes:
- a CDS encoding GMP synthase subunit A: MTRIVVVDNHGQFTHLERRALRDLGVDTELIDNDTPPSEVDADGVVLSGGPEMDRIGRSAEYLEADVPVLGICLGMQLIAAELGGRVGNGDYGGYADVSVDIVDEDDPLTGSLHPETRVWASHADEVKELPEGFALTARSDVCDVEAMSDTDRDLYGVQWHPEVAHTEDGEEVFENFIEICESV, translated from the coding sequence ATGACGAGAATCGTCGTGGTGGACAACCACGGGCAGTTTACGCACCTCGAACGCCGGGCGCTTCGCGATCTCGGCGTCGACACGGAGTTGATCGACAACGACACGCCACCGAGCGAGGTCGACGCCGACGGCGTCGTGCTCTCGGGCGGCCCGGAGATGGATCGGATCGGCCGATCGGCCGAGTATCTCGAGGCGGACGTGCCGGTGCTCGGCATCTGTCTGGGGATGCAGTTGATCGCCGCGGAACTCGGCGGCCGCGTCGGGAACGGCGACTACGGCGGCTACGCCGACGTCTCCGTCGACATCGTCGACGAGGACGATCCGCTCACCGGGTCGCTCCACCCGGAAACCCGCGTCTGGGCGAGCCACGCCGACGAGGTGAAGGAACTCCCCGAGGGATTCGCGTTGACCGCCAGGAGCGACGTCTGCGACGTCGAGGCGATGAGCGACACCGATCGCGACCTCTACGGCGTCCAGTGGCACCCGGAGGTCGCCCACACCGAGGACGGCGAGGAAGTCTTCGAGAACTTCATCGAGATCTGCGAATCGGTGTGA
- a CDS encoding cell surface glycoprotein has product MTGDRSRTNALAVALAAIVLCSIVGTGLAAAGAANPTTDAADRPPIDGDGTNDADASVAAHAQDDTNGDASFTAYGQEGTIILGGDREVVFPESDEDEPQPENAPENVEWEDESFVIDADVDLEEGTWEADAEDVAIPLITSFNVDADRAEVQMSAPNGFEGTIDPETGEMTAEADFEIESEVIGPLRGIAPDSTCVTETELEMTTGTSDNGLEGTPFEVDAESGTATATLVDDTFAVPGFDTVDGVGPVCGSAADEFGLPAEESGDNEFEIELWFDLEGFEESPENGDE; this is encoded by the coding sequence ATGACCGGAGACCGTAGCCGAACGAACGCCCTCGCAGTTGCGCTGGCGGCGATCGTGCTGTGTTCGATCGTCGGAACGGGTCTGGCCGCCGCCGGGGCAGCGAACCCGACGACCGATGCCGCCGATCGACCGCCGATCGATGGAGACGGCACGAACGACGCCGACGCATCGGTAGCCGCCCATGCACAGGACGATACGAACGGCGACGCATCGTTCACCGCCTACGGCCAGGAAGGGACGATCATCCTCGGCGGGGATCGAGAGGTCGTCTTCCCGGAGAGCGACGAGGACGAGCCACAACCCGAGAACGCGCCCGAAAACGTCGAGTGGGAGGACGAGTCGTTCGTCATCGACGCGGACGTCGACCTCGAGGAAGGAACGTGGGAGGCCGACGCCGAGGACGTCGCCATCCCGCTGATCACCTCGTTCAACGTCGACGCGGATCGCGCCGAGGTCCAGATGAGCGCGCCGAACGGGTTCGAGGGAACGATCGATCCCGAAACCGGCGAGATGACCGCCGAGGCGGACTTCGAAATCGAGTCCGAGGTCATCGGTCCGCTCCGTGGCATCGCGCCCGACTCGACCTGCGTGACCGAGACCGAACTCGAGATGACGACCGGGACCAGCGACAACGGACTCGAAGGAACGCCGTTCGAGGTCGACGCAGAGAGCGGAACCGCCACCGCGACGCTCGTCGACGACACCTTCGCAGTCCCCGGGTTCGATACCGTCGACGGCGTGGGTCCCGTCTGTGGCTCCGCGGCCGACGAGTTCGGCCTTCCCGCCGAAGAATCGGGCGACAACGAGTTCGAGATCGAACTCTGGTTCGACCTCGAGGGGTTCGAGGAGTCCCCGGAGAACGGCGACGAATAG
- a CDS encoding DUF7346 family protein: MKTVRDDTGKRYLLLKQSDSASLVRDPDTGNECYVQNDRLESVDESALKTAARTVPTPVRTLLTSVHDEKTLGLLVELDERGPLGIRTLLDRYDVCESDLHGRLTVLSAAGLLAETDVAGERGYKLTETCERALDAIRTADAGDAASPEDAA; encoded by the coding sequence ATGAAAACCGTACGCGACGACACCGGGAAGCGGTACCTGCTTCTCAAGCAGTCCGACAGCGCGAGCCTCGTTCGCGATCCGGACACCGGTAACGAATGTTACGTCCAGAACGATCGCCTCGAGTCCGTCGACGAATCCGCGCTCAAGACCGCTGCCCGGACGGTCCCCACGCCAGTTCGGACGCTCCTGACGTCCGTCCACGACGAGAAAACGCTCGGGCTGCTGGTCGAACTCGACGAGCGCGGCCCGCTCGGAATTCGAACGCTCCTCGATCGGTACGACGTCTGTGAGAGCGACCTCCACGGTCGGCTCACGGTGCTCTCGGCTGCCGGGCTCCTCGCGGAGACCGACGTCGCCGGCGAGCGGGGCTACAAACTCACCGAGACGTGCGAGCGCGCCCTCGACGCGATCCGCACCGCGGACGCGGGAGACGCCGCGTCCCCCGAAGACGCCGCCTAG
- the rad50 gene encoding DNA double-strand break repair ATPase Rad50: MRVDRVRLRNFKCYGEADLSLDRGVTVVHGVNGSGKSTLLEAVFFALYGSKALDDRTLDDVVTIGEEEAEVELHFTHDGRSYNVERHLKLRGDRAVTTKCVLETPSETIEGARDVRGEVTRLLRMDADAFVNCAYVRQGEVNKLIHASPSDRQDMIDDLLQLGALEEYRERASDARLGVDDVLREVRGELKNLEEQIEQKEAKDLHERLNGLESRRQETIDEIDHYERQREQAESTLEAATDVLERHEETREEIETLDEEIEALRSKISETESEREEASAEIRDLQDRREELEAERDELLAELDLDETGEEAVESRIDDLEARDDDLRDDLEDVRVTITEKSGTVERLREEAADLDSQADEAREEADALESQLDDDEATIADREEKLEELDEAIDSAREKFEDAPIAFGEAADHVAELEREREGVTDETGDVTADVRAAENAIEEAEALLEEGNCPTCGQPVADSPHVDVLDEKREELATLEERRAELEAERDDIDERLDRAEALREAEREVERLETKRDDVDRLLSEKRETVAERREKCDQLRESAAEYEREAETKRAEADDLEDDVAAAREELGEINTERGALKATLETLERIAEIDGERADLATRIESLRDRRSDWETMNDERRETLSAKRERKRDLESEFDEDRVEEARTDRQNAANYIEKVDEKLAELEERRDELGNAIGAVENEIEELEARREELETVEKRCAKLESLYEEAETLQGTYGELRSELRQQNVETLERLLNETFDLVYQNDSYAGIDLDGDYRLTVYQKDGEPLEPEQLSGGERALFNLSLRCAIYRLLAEGVEGTAPMPPLILDEPTVFLDSGHVTQLVSLVESMRDLGVEQIVVVSHDEELVGAADALVQVEKDATSNRSRLDHGEPTESALLASD, from the coding sequence GTGAGGGTCGACCGCGTCCGGCTCCGGAACTTCAAGTGCTACGGCGAGGCCGACCTCTCGCTCGATCGGGGCGTCACCGTCGTCCACGGCGTCAACGGGAGCGGGAAGTCGACGCTGCTCGAGGCCGTGTTCTTCGCCCTCTACGGCTCGAAGGCCCTCGACGATCGCACGCTCGACGACGTCGTCACGATCGGCGAGGAGGAGGCGGAGGTCGAACTCCACTTCACCCACGACGGGCGTTCCTACAACGTCGAACGCCACCTCAAACTGCGCGGCGACCGCGCGGTGACGACGAAGTGCGTCCTCGAGACGCCGTCGGAGACGATCGAGGGAGCACGCGACGTCCGCGGAGAGGTCACCAGACTCCTGCGGATGGACGCCGACGCGTTCGTCAACTGCGCGTACGTCCGGCAGGGCGAGGTGAACAAGCTCATCCACGCCTCGCCGAGCGATCGCCAGGACATGATCGACGACCTGCTCCAGCTCGGCGCGCTCGAGGAGTATCGCGAACGGGCGAGCGACGCCCGACTGGGCGTCGACGACGTGCTTCGCGAGGTCCGTGGCGAACTGAAGAACCTCGAGGAGCAGATCGAACAGAAGGAAGCGAAGGACCTCCACGAGCGGCTGAACGGACTGGAGTCCCGACGCCAGGAGACGATCGACGAGATCGACCACTACGAGCGCCAGCGCGAGCAGGCCGAGTCGACGCTCGAAGCCGCGACGGACGTCCTCGAGCGCCACGAGGAGACGCGCGAGGAGATCGAGACGCTCGACGAGGAAATCGAGGCGCTCCGATCGAAGATTTCCGAGACCGAGAGCGAACGCGAGGAGGCCAGCGCCGAGATTCGGGACCTCCAGGACCGGCGGGAGGAACTCGAAGCCGAGCGCGACGAACTGCTGGCCGAACTCGACCTCGACGAGACGGGCGAGGAGGCGGTCGAGAGCCGGATCGACGACCTCGAGGCGCGGGACGACGACCTCCGGGACGACCTCGAGGACGTCCGGGTGACGATCACCGAGAAAAGCGGGACCGTCGAGCGGCTTCGCGAGGAGGCTGCGGACCTCGACTCGCAGGCCGACGAGGCCCGCGAGGAGGCGGACGCGCTCGAGAGCCAACTCGACGACGACGAGGCGACGATCGCCGATCGGGAGGAGAAACTGGAAGAACTCGACGAGGCGATCGACTCGGCGCGCGAGAAATTCGAGGACGCGCCGATCGCGTTCGGCGAGGCGGCCGATCACGTCGCGGAACTCGAGCGCGAACGCGAGGGGGTGACCGACGAGACCGGCGACGTGACGGCCGACGTCAGGGCCGCCGAGAACGCGATCGAGGAGGCCGAAGCGCTGCTCGAGGAGGGGAACTGTCCCACCTGCGGTCAGCCGGTCGCGGACTCGCCACACGTCGACGTGCTGGACGAGAAACGCGAGGAACTCGCGACGCTCGAAGAGCGGCGTGCGGAACTCGAGGCCGAACGCGACGACATCGACGAGCGACTCGATCGCGCCGAGGCGTTGCGCGAGGCCGAACGGGAGGTCGAGCGACTCGAGACGAAGCGCGACGACGTCGACCGACTGCTCTCGGAGAAACGCGAGACGGTCGCGGAGCGCCGTGAGAAGTGCGATCAACTGCGCGAGTCGGCCGCGGAATACGAGCGCGAGGCCGAGACGAAACGCGCCGAAGCGGACGACCTCGAGGACGACGTCGCCGCCGCGCGGGAGGAACTCGGCGAGATCAACACCGAGCGCGGGGCGCTCAAAGCGACGCTGGAGACGCTCGAACGGATCGCCGAGATCGACGGCGAGCGGGCCGACCTCGCGACCCGGATCGAGTCCCTGCGGGACCGCCGATCGGACTGGGAGACGATGAACGACGAGCGCCGGGAGACCCTCTCGGCGAAACGCGAGCGCAAGCGCGACCTCGAGTCGGAGTTCGACGAGGACCGGGTCGAGGAAGCACGGACCGACCGACAGAACGCAGCGAACTACATCGAGAAGGTCGACGAGAAACTCGCCGAACTCGAGGAGCGACGCGACGAACTCGGGAACGCGATCGGTGCGGTCGAGAACGAGATCGAGGAACTCGAGGCCCGACGCGAGGAGCTAGAGACGGTCGAAAAACGGTGTGCGAAGCTGGAGTCGCTCTACGAGGAGGCCGAGACGCTCCAGGGAACGTACGGCGAACTCCGATCGGAGCTGCGCCAGCAGAACGTCGAGACGCTCGAACGGCTGTTGAACGAGACGTTCGATCTCGTCTACCAGAACGACTCCTACGCGGGGATCGACCTGGACGGCGACTACCGGCTGACGGTCTACCAGAAGGACGGCGAACCCCTCGAACCGGAACAGCTGTCGGGCGGCGAACGGGCGCTGTTCAACCTGAGTCTGCGGTGTGCGATCTATCGCTTGCTCGCCGAAGGCGTCGAGGGGACGGCCCCGATGCCGCCGCTCATCCTGGACGAGCCGACCGTCTTCCTCGACTCCGGACACGTCACGCAGCTCGTCTCGCTGGTCGAATCGATGCGGGATCTGGGCGTCGAACAGATCGTCGTCGTCAGTCACGACGAAGAACTCGTCGGCGCGGCGGACGCGCTGGTCCAGGTCGAAAAAGACGCGACGTCGAATCGCTCACGGCTCGATCACGGCGAACCGACGGAGTCGGCCCTGCTCGCGTCCGACTAG
- a CDS encoding MarR family transcriptional regulator, producing the protein MSASVQQETSQRGTWDDVRDLPPSAKLVAKVLEYNDTMTQQQIADETLLPARTVRYALNRLDEQNVVDSRFSFSDARKRLYSLDIEA; encoded by the coding sequence ATGAGTGCATCAGTACAGCAAGAGACCAGCCAGCGGGGAACGTGGGACGACGTGCGCGATCTCCCACCGAGCGCCAAACTCGTCGCGAAGGTGCTCGAGTACAACGACACGATGACCCAGCAACAGATCGCCGACGAGACGCTGCTGCCGGCCCGGACGGTCCGGTACGCGCTCAACCGCCTCGACGAGCAGAACGTCGTCGACTCCCGGTTCTCGTTCTCCGACGCCCGCAAGCGCCTCTACAGCCTCGACATCGAGGCGTAA
- a CDS encoding NmrA/HSCARG family protein, which produces MVERVLVTGATGNQGGAVVDHLLAAETDFDVYGLTRDASSETARDLADRGVTMVEGDLNEKASLAPHVGEVDAVFAVTNFWTQGYDQQVQQGRNIAEVAAEEGVDQFVLSGVGSHERDTGVPHFDSAWEIDQHAQELDLPLTVLQPVFFYQNFEAFAEDVVEDGQIALPLEEDVSLQMIDVQDVGRAAAVAFENPEEYVDDRIELAGDEKTLAETAEVLSDVTGVDVEPVHVPIEDAYDSFGEEFTIMCEWFNEVGYSADVDALEDRFGIEFTDLEAYLRENGWEDKDGMASVPGWVKAMQ; this is translated from the coding sequence ATGGTCGAACGCGTTCTCGTCACCGGTGCGACCGGGAACCAGGGCGGTGCCGTGGTCGATCACCTGCTTGCCGCCGAGACCGACTTCGACGTCTACGGCCTGACTCGCGACGCCTCGAGCGAAACTGCTCGAGACCTGGCCGATCGCGGCGTGACGATGGTCGAGGGCGACCTGAACGAGAAGGCGTCGCTCGCACCCCACGTCGGCGAGGTCGACGCCGTCTTCGCGGTGACGAACTTCTGGACGCAGGGCTACGACCAGCAGGTCCAGCAGGGGAGGAACATCGCCGAGGTCGCCGCCGAGGAGGGCGTCGACCAGTTCGTTCTCAGCGGCGTCGGCAGTCACGAGCGCGATACCGGCGTCCCGCACTTCGACTCGGCGTGGGAAATCGACCAGCACGCCCAGGAACTCGACCTGCCGCTGACGGTCCTCCAGCCCGTGTTCTTCTACCAGAACTTCGAGGCGTTTGCGGAGGACGTCGTCGAGGACGGCCAGATTGCCCTGCCGCTCGAGGAGGACGTCTCGCTACAGATGATCGACGTGCAGGACGTGGGTCGAGCCGCTGCGGTCGCCTTCGAGAACCCCGAGGAGTACGTCGACGATCGCATCGAACTCGCTGGCGACGAGAAGACGCTCGCCGAGACGGCCGAGGTTCTCTCGGACGTCACCGGCGTCGACGTCGAACCCGTCCACGTTCCGATCGAGGACGCCTACGACTCGTTCGGCGAGGAGTTTACGATCATGTGCGAGTGGTTCAACGAGGTCGGTTACAGCGCCGACGTCGACGCCCTCGAGGATCGATTCGGCATCGAATTCACGGACCTCGAGGCGTATCTCCGTGAAAACGGGTGGGAGGACAAAGACGGAATGGCATCGGTGCCTGGCTGGGTCAAGGCGATGCAGTGA
- a CDS encoding DUF7322 domain-containing protein, whose protein sequence is MLFDRTEHEPEEYDPEEEFRDPDSDSLTIPDVTREREEPTDESTSVPIPEVSTGETDVPGELLEHFWGLVLVLNAAVLVASLGLLFLLFEGRTTRSLALLAAGAVLSVFAYRRYRVYEASAIGDGQSGTSETGTEGDDGPEPADGAAPDDGPGSDASPESETGTKPGASEADRGDPGSADTTDADDSDDPG, encoded by the coding sequence GTGCTGTTCGATCGGACCGAGCACGAACCGGAGGAGTACGATCCGGAGGAGGAGTTCAGGGATCCCGACAGCGACTCGTTGACCATTCCCGACGTCACCAGAGAGCGTGAGGAGCCGACCGACGAGTCGACGTCGGTACCGATCCCCGAGGTCTCGACCGGCGAGACGGACGTTCCGGGCGAACTCCTCGAGCACTTCTGGGGGCTGGTGCTCGTGCTCAACGCGGCGGTCCTGGTCGCGTCGCTCGGCCTCCTCTTCTTGCTCTTCGAGGGACGGACCACCCGGAGCCTCGCACTGCTCGCCGCTGGCGCGGTCCTGTCCGTGTTCGCGTACCGCCGATACCGGGTCTACGAGGCGTCGGCTATCGGTGACGGACAGTCCGGGACCAGCGAGACCGGGACAGAGGGCGACGACGGGCCGGAACCCGCCGATGGCGCAGCCCCCGACGACGGGCCCGGATCCGACGCCAGCCCCGAATCCGAGACCGGGACGAAACCCGGAGCGTCGGAAGCGGATCGTGGCGATCCGGGGTCTGCCGACACCACGGACGCGGACGACAGCGACGACCCGGGCTGA
- a CDS encoding transposase has product MTTITKTLQATFAPPTAHKQSKLNDLLETYRDGLQEAFDAGASTMSAVSDIVTPYDLPYQAKAALCNYVPKLHKTYNAKELDDEHPIRLTNQAAKFDHSNKRDYEFTWWVPRPGRGTNFWIPLRINPEQEDLWHDLVSEDAKAGEMRLQQHRKNWVLHVTVEYPIEEPETDGDATHIGLDIGETALITGCALKDGSPTNPFVCSGSRAKHLHKEMHTTLKRLQERDASEWRIEDRFSHYQNALTDIVEKASREAVEYAKQFENPVLVMENLTYIRERLDYGKYMNRRLHSWAFARLQGRIEDKATEAGIPVEYVNPAYTSQMCHSCHRIGRRDSQAEFRCPNDDCHVSTFQADINASANIARRVDPWGESVPLDKAERDDSPRDGSGSDTATTYREKSVPAQMTLTAFQESEPSASDD; this is encoded by the coding sequence GTGACGACGATAACTAAGACGCTTCAAGCGACGTTTGCCCCGCCCACCGCGCACAAGCAGTCGAAACTGAACGACCTGCTTGAAACGTACCGTGACGGTCTGCAAGAGGCGTTCGATGCCGGGGCGAGTACCATGTCAGCAGTCAGCGACATCGTGACGCCCTACGACCTGCCGTATCAGGCGAAGGCAGCTCTGTGCAACTACGTCCCGAAACTCCACAAGACGTACAACGCCAAGGAGTTGGACGACGAACACCCGATACGGCTCACGAATCAGGCTGCGAAGTTCGACCACTCCAACAAACGCGACTACGAATTCACGTGGTGGGTTCCACGTCCCGGTCGGGGAACGAACTTCTGGATTCCGCTCCGGATCAATCCCGAACAGGAAGACCTCTGGCACGACCTCGTATCGGAGGACGCGAAGGCTGGCGAGATGCGGCTTCAACAGCACCGGAAAAACTGGGTACTGCACGTCACCGTCGAGTACCCGATCGAAGAACCAGAGACAGACGGTGACGCCACGCACATCGGCTTAGACATCGGAGAAACCGCCCTCATCACGGGCTGTGCCCTCAAGGACGGTTCTCCGACTAACCCATTCGTGTGTAGCGGAAGCAGAGCGAAGCATCTCCACAAAGAGATGCACACCACCCTGAAACGACTCCAAGAGCGTGACGCATCCGAGTGGCGGATTGAAGACCGCTTCTCGCACTACCAGAACGCGCTCACCGACATCGTGGAGAAGGCGTCCCGGGAAGCCGTCGAGTACGCCAAGCAGTTCGAGAATCCGGTGTTGGTGATGGAGAATCTGACGTACATCCGTGAACGTCTCGATTACGGGAAGTACATGAACCGTCGCCTCCACTCGTGGGCGTTCGCCCGACTCCAAGGACGCATCGAGGACAAGGCGACGGAAGCAGGCATCCCGGTCGAGTACGTGAACCCGGCGTACACGAGTCAGATGTGCCACTCGTGCCACCGTATCGGTCGGCGGGACTCGCAGGCCGAGTTCCGGTGTCCGAACGACGACTGCCACGTTTCGACGTTTCAGGCCGACATCAACGCTTCCGCGAATATCGCACGACGGGTTGACCCGTGGGGAGAGAGCGTCCCGCTTGACAAGGCGGAACGCGATGACTCGCCTCGGGATGGGAGCGGTAGTGACACCGCCACGACTTACCGTGAGAAGAGCGTACCAGCGCAGATGACGCTCACAGCGTTCCAAGAGTCGGAACCCTCTGCCAGCGACGACTAA
- the mre11 gene encoding DNA double-strand break repair protein Mre11 translates to MTRVIHTGDTHIGYQQYNSPDRRRDFLEAFRQVVDDAVAEDVDAVIHAGDLFHDRRPSLIDLQGTVEILRTLADADVPFLAVVGNHEGKRDAQWLDLFADLGLATRLDASPHVIDDVALYGLDFVPRSRRDDLEYGFEPVPDEADHAALVSHGLFEPFAHADWDTDRLLAESTVDFDAVLLGDNHEPGTAEVRDAWVTYCGSTERASASEREARGYNLVEFDDEVSIRRRGLDATREFVFVDLELAGDEGIDRVQERVRQHDLEDAVVIVTIEGEGDPITPATVEEFALDRGALVARVNDRRDLPDDAGEVSVSFADPDAAVRERVRDLGLSDAARDIDETVRNDDLPDSNVRETVERRVRDLLEDDEAAFDPAADGDHETDADDASDEATTVADAIAEDGGEPTTTDGSAETGDDTAVESEPSGDAKADDEPADADTASLGDFA, encoded by the coding sequence ATGACGCGGGTGATACACACGGGCGATACCCACATCGGGTACCAGCAGTACAACTCGCCCGATCGCCGTCGGGACTTTCTCGAGGCGTTTCGACAGGTCGTCGACGACGCGGTCGCCGAGGACGTCGACGCGGTGATCCACGCCGGGGACCTGTTTCACGATCGTCGACCGAGTCTGATCGATCTGCAGGGGACCGTCGAGATCCTCCGAACGCTCGCCGACGCCGACGTCCCGTTTCTCGCCGTCGTCGGCAACCACGAGGGCAAACGCGACGCCCAGTGGCTCGATCTCTTCGCCGATCTCGGACTCGCAACGCGACTCGACGCGAGCCCCCACGTGATCGACGACGTGGCACTATACGGACTGGACTTCGTCCCCCGATCGCGCCGGGACGACCTCGAGTACGGATTCGAACCGGTACCGGACGAGGCCGATCACGCCGCCCTCGTGAGCCACGGCCTGTTCGAACCGTTCGCCCACGCCGACTGGGACACCGATCGACTCCTCGCGGAGTCGACGGTCGACTTCGACGCCGTTCTGCTCGGGGACAACCACGAACCCGGCACCGCCGAGGTACGGGACGCGTGGGTCACCTACTGCGGCTCGACCGAGCGCGCGAGCGCGAGCGAACGCGAGGCCCGCGGCTACAACCTCGTCGAATTCGACGACGAGGTCTCGATCCGCCGCCGCGGGCTCGACGCCACCCGCGAGTTCGTCTTCGTCGACCTCGAACTCGCCGGGGACGAGGGGATCGATCGCGTCCAGGAGCGCGTCCGCCAACACGACCTGGAAGACGCGGTCGTCATCGTGACGATCGAGGGCGAAGGCGATCCGATCACGCCCGCGACGGTCGAGGAGTTCGCCCTCGATCGGGGCGCGCTCGTCGCCCGGGTGAACGATCGCCGGGACCTCCCCGACGACGCGGGCGAGGTGTCGGTGAGTTTCGCCGATCCCGACGCGGCAGTTCGCGAGCGGGTTCGGGACCTGGGGCTGAGCGACGCCGCCCGCGACATCGACGAGACCGTTCGGAACGACGACCTGCCGGACTCGAACGTCCGCGAGACGGTCGAGCGGCGGGTCCGTGACCTGCTCGAGGACGACGAAGCGGCGTTCGACCCCGCCGCCGACGGCGATCACGAGACCGACGCGGACGACGCGTCGGACGAGGCGACGACGGTCGCCGACGCAATCGCGGAGGACGGCGGCGAACCGACGACCACCGACGGTTCCGCCGAGACGGGCGACGACACGGCGGTCGAGAGCGAGCCGTCCGGAGACGCGAAAGCGGACGACGAACCCGCCGACGCCGACACCGCCTCGCTGGGTGATTTCGCGTGA
- the pan1 gene encoding proteasome-activating nucleotidase Pan1 has translation MSDTVDDVDLPYDEDEASQQEKIQALEERLEILETQNEEMRDKLLDANAENNKYQQKLERLTHENKKLKQSPLFVATVQEMTDEGVIIKQHGNNQEALTEVTEEMREDLEPDARVAVNNSLSIVKSLSSETDVRARVMEVTESPDVSYADIGGLEEQMQEVRETVEMPLEKPDMFEDVGIDPPSGVLLHGPPGTGKTMLAKAVANQTDATFIKMAGSELVHKFIGEGAKLVRDLFEVAREHEPAVIFIDEIDAIAAKRTESKTSGDAEVQRTMMQLLSEMDGFEDRGEIRIIAATNRFDMLDRAILRPGRFDRLIEVPKPNQEGREIIFEIHTRGMNVSDDVDFAELAEDAAEASGADIKAVCTEAGMFAIRDDRTEIRMEDFRNAWEKVQADSEDTEDVSKTFA, from the coding sequence ATGAGTGACACTGTGGACGACGTCGACCTCCCATACGACGAGGACGAGGCGTCCCAACAGGAGAAAATCCAGGCGCTCGAGGAACGGCTGGAGATCCTCGAGACCCAAAACGAGGAGATGCGCGACAAACTCCTCGACGCGAACGCCGAGAACAACAAGTACCAGCAGAAACTCGAGCGACTGACCCACGAGAACAAGAAGCTCAAGCAGTCGCCGCTGTTCGTCGCCACCGTCCAGGAGATGACGGACGAGGGCGTCATCATCAAACAGCACGGAAACAACCAGGAAGCGCTGACGGAAGTCACCGAGGAGATGCGAGAGGACCTCGAACCCGACGCACGCGTCGCGGTCAACAACTCCCTCTCTATCGTCAAGAGTCTCTCCAGCGAGACCGACGTGCGTGCCCGCGTGATGGAAGTCACCGAGAGTCCCGACGTCAGCTACGCGGACATCGGTGGCCTCGAAGAACAGATGCAGGAGGTCCGCGAGACCGTCGAGATGCCCCTCGAGAAGCCCGACATGTTCGAGGACGTCGGCATCGATCCGCCGAGCGGCGTCCTGCTCCACGGCCCGCCGGGCACCGGGAAGACGATGCTCGCGAAAGCCGTCGCCAACCAGACCGACGCCACCTTCATCAAGATGGCCGGGTCGGAACTGGTCCACAAGTTCATCGGCGAGGGCGCGAAACTGGTCCGCGACCTGTTCGAGGTCGCCCGCGAACACGAACCCGCCGTCATCTTCATCGACGAGATCGACGCGATCGCGGCCAAGCGGACCGAATCGAAGACCTCCGGCGACGCCGAGGTCCAGCGGACGATGATGCAACTGCTCTCGGAGATGGACGGCTTCGAGGACCGCGGCGAGATCCGCATCATCGCCGCCACCAACCGCTTCGACATGCTCGATCGCGCCATCCTCCGCCCCGGCCGCTTCGATCGCCTCATCGAGGTGCCCAAGCCGAACCAGGAGGGTCGCGAGATCATCTTCGAGATCCACACGCGCGGCATGAACGTCTCCGACGACGTCGACTTCGCGGAACTGGCCGAAGACGCCGCGGAGGCATCCGGCGCGGACATCAAGGCCGTCTGTACGGAAGCCGGGATGTTCGCCATCCGTGACGATCGGACCGAGATCCGGATGGAGGACTTCCGGAACGCCTGGGAGAAGGTGCAGGCCGACTCCGAGGACACCGAGGACGTCTCGAAGACGTTCGCCTGA
- a CDS encoding DUF7331 family protein — translation MIEVSTRVNDDETTDSSEPRGELEGTATIESYETEDGVVFYDAENPLAWVETSRTLALDDIA, via the coding sequence GTGATCGAAGTGTCCACCCGTGTGAACGACGACGAGACGACGGATAGTAGCGAACCACGTGGCGAACTCGAGGGCACCGCGACGATCGAATCCTACGAGACTGAAGACGGGGTGGTCTTCTACGACGCGGAGAACCCGCTTGCCTGGGTGGAAACGTCCCGGACGCTCGCGCTCGACGATATCGCCTGA